One genomic region from Sciurus carolinensis chromosome 2, mSciCar1.2, whole genome shotgun sequence encodes:
- the LOC124976059 gene encoding uncharacterized protein LOC124976059 isoform X2, giving the protein MPVGPPGSALPLSPACPLGLRFLTRRKGMVTKGPWDSVGCPQCGLSPGRLVCWPGSPVAPWEPGRPQGLSQSDSGPGLGRTRLGPQPPASLPGLCRGGRPAEAPQVAQAQAQRVVTAAGPPSPSWSPKARHSAKRTYRCAQGWFLPCHRAHRSQCSVTSRASALLPPRWLRPARPQVQAEPPAPGGPSGFAGGPPSRPAPPRALLQGRLPGPEDLPCQHGTELLAQASPVHPSTTLVFTAIVVIVTVVTVPSTDEEEPEVRMGQDLSWGHIGRKLVERAQEDLKKKEGEPALPNSRFYCRLPGV; this is encoded by the exons ATGCCCGTGGGCCCCCCTGGCTCAGCCCTGCCTCTGTCACCTGCCTGCCCTCTGGGCCTCCGCTTCCTCACGCGGAGGAAGGGGATGGTGACAAAGGGCCCTTGGGACAGTGTGGGCTGTCCCCAGTGTGGGCTGTCCCCAGGGCGTCTTGTTTGCTGGCCGGGTTCCCCTGTTGCCCCGTGGGAGCCTGGGAGGCCCCAGGGCCTGTCTCAGAGTGACagtgggcctgggctggggaggacaCGCCTAGGTCCTCAGCCTCCCGCCTCCCTTCCAGGCCTCTGCAGAGGAGGGAGGCCGGCAGAAGCCCCGCAGGTTGCCCAGGCACAGGCGCAGCGCGTGGTGACCGCTGCGGgccctcccagcccctcctggtCCCCCAAGGCCCGCCACAGTGCGAAGCGTACTTACAGGTGTGCCCAGGGGTGGTTCCTTCCCTGCCACCGTGCCCACAGGTCCCAGTGCTCCGTCACCTCCAGGgcctctgccctcctgcctcctcgCTGGCTGCGTCCAGCCCGCCCACAGGTCCAGGCAGAGCCGCCTGCCCCGGGAGGCCCCTCGGGCTTCGCAGGTGGTCCTCCGTCACGCCCTGCGCCACCGAGGGCCCTGCTGCAGGGGCGGCTGCCCGGCCCTGAGGACTTGCCCTGCCAGCATGGCACTGAGCTCCTTGCACAGGCCAGCCCGGTTCACCCCAGCACGACGCTAGTCTTCACCGCCATCGTCGTCATCGTCACCGTGGTCACTGTCCCTTCCACAGACGAGGAGGAACCAGAGGTCCGCATGGGTCAGGACCTTTCCTGGGGTCACATAGGTAGGAAG TTGGTGGAGAGAGCTCAAGaggatctaaaaaaaaaagagggggagcCAGCCCTACCCAACTCCAGATTTTATTGTCGCCTGCCCGGGGTGTGA
- the LOC124976059 gene encoding uncharacterized protein LOC124976059 isoform X1, with translation MPVGPPGSALPLSPACPLGLRFLTRRKGMVTKGPWDSVGCPQCGLSPGRLVCWPGSPVAPWEPGRPQGLSQSDSGPGLGRTRLGPQPPASLPGLCRGGRPAEAPQVAQAQAQRVVTAAGPPSPSWSPKARHSAKRTYRCAQGWFLPCHRAHRSQCSVTSRASALLPPRWLRPARPQVQAEPPAPGGPSGFAGGPPSRPAPPRALLQGRLPGPEDLPCQHGTELLAQASPVHPSTTLVFTAIVVIVTVVTVPSTDEEEPEVRMGQDLSWGHIGRKIFLEATPSTSEMMSLWNSPAQASGQLLPSCQTAFSRGPSNSPSHQQWVACLPSPLPSPGLLGAPE, from the exons ATGCCCGTGGGCCCCCCTGGCTCAGCCCTGCCTCTGTCACCTGCCTGCCCTCTGGGCCTCCGCTTCCTCACGCGGAGGAAGGGGATGGTGACAAAGGGCCCTTGGGACAGTGTGGGCTGTCCCCAGTGTGGGCTGTCCCCAGGGCGTCTTGTTTGCTGGCCGGGTTCCCCTGTTGCCCCGTGGGAGCCTGGGAGGCCCCAGGGCCTGTCTCAGAGTGACagtgggcctgggctggggaggacaCGCCTAGGTCCTCAGCCTCCCGCCTCCCTTCCAGGCCTCTGCAGAGGAGGGAGGCCGGCAGAAGCCCCGCAGGTTGCCCAGGCACAGGCGCAGCGCGTGGTGACCGCTGCGGgccctcccagcccctcctggtCCCCCAAGGCCCGCCACAGTGCGAAGCGTACTTACAGGTGTGCCCAGGGGTGGTTCCTTCCCTGCCACCGTGCCCACAGGTCCCAGTGCTCCGTCACCTCCAGGgcctctgccctcctgcctcctcgCTGGCTGCGTCCAGCCCGCCCACAGGTCCAGGCAGAGCCGCCTGCCCCGGGAGGCCCCTCGGGCTTCGCAGGTGGTCCTCCGTCACGCCCTGCGCCACCGAGGGCCCTGCTGCAGGGGCGGCTGCCCGGCCCTGAGGACTTGCCCTGCCAGCATGGCACTGAGCTCCTTGCACAGGCCAGCCCGGTTCACCCCAGCACGACGCTAGTCTTCACCGCCATCGTCGTCATCGTCACCGTGGTCACTGTCCCTTCCACAGACGAGGAGGAACCAGAGGTCCGCATGGGTCAGGACCTTTCCTGGGGTCACATAGGTAGGAAG ATCTTTCTAGAGGCGACCCCCTCCACATCTGAGATGATGTCCCTGTGGAACAGCCCAGCACAGGCCAGTGGCCAGCTCTTGCCATCCTGCCAAACTGCTTTCTCCAGAGGACCTTCCAACTCCCCTTCCCACCAGCAGTGGGTGGCGTGcctgcccagccccctcccctccccgggACTGCTTGGGGCCCCTGAATAG